One window of the Streptomyces asoensis genome contains the following:
- a CDS encoding GNAT family N-acetyltransferase produces MTSEEIRPATAADVPAVKAVTDAAYTHYIERIGQVPQPMEADHAADVAAGKVFVTGDPLGGGVAGLVVVEAFTDHLFLDSIAVRPDAHGKGVGRRLLHFVDTHARALGLPEVRLYTNAMMWENQEIYPKYGYAFVERRVDGPYDRVHYRKRLD; encoded by the coding sequence ATGACGAGCGAGGAGATCCGGCCCGCCACGGCGGCCGACGTGCCGGCCGTGAAGGCCGTGACGGACGCGGCGTACACGCACTACATCGAGCGCATCGGACAGGTGCCGCAGCCCATGGAGGCGGACCACGCGGCCGACGTGGCCGCGGGGAAGGTGTTCGTGACCGGTGACCCGCTCGGTGGCGGGGTGGCCGGCCTCGTGGTGGTCGAGGCGTTCACCGACCACCTGTTCCTCGACAGCATCGCCGTCCGTCCCGACGCCCACGGCAAGGGAGTCGGGCGGCGGCTGCTGCACTTCGTGGACACACATGCGCGTGCGCTGGGCCTGCCCGAAGTCAGGCTCTACACGAACGCGATGATGTGGGAGAACCAGGAGATCTACCCGAAGTACGGCTACGCGTTCGTGGAGCGGCGCGTGGACGGGCCGTACGACCGCGTCCACTACCGCAAGCGGCTGGACTGA
- a CDS encoding lytic polysaccharide monooxygenase auxiliary activity family 9 protein — MPARRKAAAVTAVASVGLVPAALTLLSAAPAAAHGSMGDPVSRVAQCYAEGPESPKSDACRAAVAAGGTQALYDWNGIRIGDANGRHQELIPDGRLCSANNEEFKGLDLARADWPATSVGSGSYTFKYRVTAPHKGTFKVYLTKAGYDPAGPLAWSDLDLEHPVATATDPVASGGFYTFSGTLPERSGKQLLYAIWQRSDSPEAFYSCSDVTFAGTGAGTGAGAGTGTAPSASAPSEEQIEDGADKSTIEHHGHGDADATTTTDPTTDPTTEPSATTEPSATAESPVTANEPRAAGAGSGSGKSLAETGGDGSAPYLAVGGAAVLALGAALLFGSVRRRATSGGRHGR, encoded by the coding sequence ATGCCCGCACGCCGCAAGGCCGCCGCCGTCACCGCCGTCGCCTCCGTCGGGCTGGTCCCGGCGGCCCTGACCCTGCTGTCCGCCGCGCCCGCGGCCGCGCACGGGTCGATGGGCGATCCGGTCAGCCGGGTCGCCCAGTGCTACGCGGAAGGTCCGGAGAGCCCGAAGTCGGACGCGTGCAGGGCCGCGGTCGCGGCGGGCGGGACGCAGGCGCTGTACGACTGGAACGGCATCCGCATCGGCGACGCGAACGGCCGCCACCAGGAGCTGATCCCGGACGGCAGGCTGTGCAGCGCGAACAACGAGGAGTTCAAGGGCCTGGACCTGGCCCGCGCCGACTGGCCGGCGACGAGCGTCGGCAGCGGCTCGTACACCTTCAAGTACCGCGTGACCGCCCCGCACAAGGGCACCTTCAAGGTGTACCTCACCAAGGCCGGTTACGACCCCGCCGGGCCGCTGGCCTGGTCCGACCTCGACCTGGAGCACCCGGTGGCGACGGCCACCGACCCGGTCGCGTCGGGCGGCTTCTACACCTTCTCCGGGACCCTGCCCGAGCGTTCCGGAAAGCAGCTGTTGTATGCGATCTGGCAGCGCTCGGACAGCCCGGAGGCGTTCTACTCCTGCTCGGACGTGACGTTCGCGGGCACGGGCGCAGGAACGGGCGCAGGGGCGGGGACCGGTACCGCGCCGTCCGCCTCCGCGCCCTCCGAGGAGCAGATCGAGGACGGTGCCGACAAGTCGACGATCGAGCACCACGGTCACGGGGACGCCGACGCCACCACGACCACGGACCCGACGACCGACCCGACGACGGAGCCGTCCGCCACGACCGAGCCCTCCGCCACGGCCGAGTCGCCCGTCACGGCCAACGAGCCGAGGGCGGCCGGTGCCGGCTCGGGTTCGGGCAAGAGCCTCGCGGAGACCGGCGGTGACGGCAGCGCCCCGTATCTCGCGGTGGGCGGCGCGGCCGTCCTGGCGCTGGGCGCGGCGCTGCTGTTCGGGTCGGTGCGCAGGCGGGCGACGAGCGGCGGACGGCACGGCCGCTGA
- a CDS encoding esterase/lipase family protein, protein MLPWKRALRPLAALLLAAAAATVPATAAHADSAATASASGWNDYRCKPSAAHPRPVVLVHGTFGNSIDNWLALAPYLTVRGYCVFSVDYGQLPGVPFFNGLGPIDKSAAQLSTFVDKVLAATGAAEADLVGHSQGGMMPRYYLKFLGGAAKVNALVGIAPDNHGTTLSGLANLLPYFPGAEDLLSAATPGLADQVAGSAFLTKLNAGGDTVAGVRYTVIATKYDEVVTPWRTQYLSGSDVHNVLLQDLCPVDLSEHVAIGLLDRIAFHEVANALDPAHATATTCASVFS, encoded by the coding sequence ATGCTGCCCTGGAAACGCGCGCTCAGACCACTCGCCGCACTGCTGCTGGCCGCCGCGGCCGCCACCGTCCCCGCCACCGCCGCCCACGCCGACTCCGCCGCCACCGCCTCGGCGAGCGGCTGGAACGACTACCGCTGCAAGCCCTCCGCCGCCCACCCCCGCCCCGTCGTCCTCGTGCACGGCACCTTCGGCAACTCGATCGACAACTGGCTGGCCCTCGCCCCCTACCTCACGGTCCGCGGCTACTGCGTCTTCTCCGTCGACTACGGACAACTGCCGGGCGTCCCGTTCTTCAACGGCCTCGGCCCCATCGACAAGTCGGCCGCGCAGCTCTCCACCTTCGTCGACAAGGTGCTCGCCGCGACCGGCGCCGCCGAGGCCGACCTCGTCGGCCACTCACAGGGCGGCATGATGCCGCGCTACTACCTGAAGTTCCTCGGCGGAGCCGCCAAGGTCAACGCGCTCGTCGGCATCGCCCCCGACAACCACGGCACCACACTGAGCGGACTCGCCAACCTGCTGCCCTACTTCCCGGGCGCCGAGGACCTCCTCTCGGCCGCCACCCCCGGCCTCGCCGACCAGGTCGCCGGATCGGCCTTCCTCACCAAGCTCAACGCGGGCGGCGACACCGTCGCCGGCGTCCGCTACACCGTCATCGCCACCAAGTACGACGAAGTGGTCACGCCGTGGCGCACGCAGTACCTCAGCGGATCCGACGTGCACAACGTCCTGCTCCAGGATCTGTGCCCGGTGGACCTCTCCGAGCACGTGGCGATCGGTCTGCTCGACCGGATCGCCTTCCACGAGGTGGCCAACGCGCTCGACCCGGCCCACGCCACCGCTACCACCTGCGCGTCCGTCTTCAGCTGA
- a CDS encoding MarR family winged helix-turn-helix transcriptional regulator: MQNSEALALTAVLLAAAGELTQRINDGVLARGFEARPAYGFAFTRLAPDGATVTELGAHLGVTKQAASQLVEELVRKGYVERRPHPVDARARLIVLTERGWECTRAAEEAAAEAVRAWAAVLGEGEVRVLRDQLSRIAPHGPIRPAW; encoded by the coding sequence GTGCAGAACTCCGAAGCCCTCGCCCTGACCGCCGTCCTGCTCGCCGCCGCGGGTGAGCTCACCCAGCGCATCAACGACGGCGTCCTCGCCCGTGGCTTCGAGGCGCGGCCCGCCTACGGCTTCGCCTTCACCCGGCTCGCCCCGGACGGCGCCACCGTCACCGAGCTGGGCGCGCACCTCGGAGTCACCAAGCAGGCGGCGAGTCAGCTCGTCGAGGAGCTCGTGCGGAAGGGGTATGTCGAGCGCCGGCCGCACCCCGTGGATGCGCGGGCCCGGCTGATCGTGCTCACCGAGCGCGGCTGGGAGTGCACCCGGGCGGCGGAGGAAGCGGCCGCCGAGGCGGTGCGGGCATGGGCTGCCGTGCTCGGCGAGGGTGAAGTGCGCGTTCTGCGCGACCAGTTGTCGCGGATCGCCCCCCATGGCCCCATTCGGCCCGCTTGGTGA
- a CDS encoding cupin domain-containing protein, with product MPVIRSSDAVTHEIHGARFVSYATPRTGSKELCAWRGEIPAGTKAPAHTVSREEIFHLLVGELILTLDGRAERIRAGDTVIVNPGATLAVENPTDHTALSWVTTSIGLEAELADGTRITPPWAN from the coding sequence ATGCCCGTCATCCGTTCGTCCGACGCCGTCACCCACGAGATCCACGGCGCCCGCTTCGTCTCGTACGCCACTCCCCGCACCGGCAGCAAGGAGCTGTGCGCCTGGAGGGGCGAGATCCCCGCCGGGACGAAGGCGCCCGCACACACCGTCAGCCGGGAGGAGATCTTCCATCTGCTCGTCGGCGAGCTGATCCTCACGCTCGACGGCCGCGCCGAGCGGATCAGGGCCGGCGACACGGTGATCGTCAATCCGGGGGCGACCCTGGCCGTCGAGAACCCGACCGATCACACCGCGCTCTCCTGGGTCACCACGTCCATCGGCCTGGAGGCGGAGCTGGCCGACGGGACCCGGATCACTCCCCCGTGGGCCAACTGA
- a CDS encoding DNA polymerase Y family protein: MTILCVRFQLPSTDEAALPALLGLLEEFTPVVEALPPDGALADLRGAERYFGRSAVELASVIRVRALALHGVDCVIGAGPGPMSARMALRGARPGVTCAVPESGVREFLAEKPVVALSGVGTATARTLCEYGLDTLGRVAAAPLSTLQRLVGAKAGRELHEKANGVDRGRVVPNAVSRSLATERPFTRDELDPDRHRRALLSAAGELGARLRAVEKVCRTLTLTVRYADRTSTTRSRTLGEPTAHSAALTRTAYGLYEALGLQRARVRAIALRAEALGPADQASHQLTFDPVDEKVRRIEEVADRVRAKFGPEAVKPGTLAA; encoded by the coding sequence ATGACCATCCTCTGCGTACGTTTCCAGCTGCCTTCGACGGACGAGGCCGCCCTGCCGGCGCTGCTCGGGTTGCTGGAGGAGTTCACGCCGGTCGTCGAGGCGTTGCCGCCGGACGGGGCGCTGGCCGATCTGCGCGGCGCCGAACGGTACTTCGGGCGCAGCGCGGTCGAGCTGGCGTCGGTGATCAGGGTGCGCGCGCTCGCGCTGCACGGGGTCGACTGCGTGATCGGCGCGGGCCCCGGCCCGATGTCGGCCCGCATGGCGCTGCGGGGCGCCCGGCCCGGGGTGACGTGCGCGGTCCCCGAGAGCGGGGTACGGGAGTTCCTCGCCGAGAAGCCCGTCGTCGCGCTGTCCGGTGTCGGTACGGCGACCGCCCGCACCCTGTGCGAGTACGGCCTCGACACCCTCGGCCGGGTCGCCGCCGCACCCCTGTCCACCCTCCAGCGCCTGGTCGGCGCGAAGGCGGGCCGGGAACTGCACGAGAAGGCGAACGGCGTCGACCGCGGCCGGGTCGTCCCGAACGCCGTCTCCCGCTCTCTCGCTACCGAACGCCCCTTCACTCGGGACGAGTTGGACCCCGACCGGCATCGGCGCGCGCTTCTCTCGGCCGCCGGGGAACTGGGCGCCCGGCTGCGCGCCGTGGAGAAGGTCTGCCGCACCCTGACCCTCACCGTGCGCTACGCCGACCGCACTTCCACCACCCGCAGCCGCACCCTCGGTGAGCCGACCGCGCACTCGGCGGCCCTGACGAGAACGGCGTACGGCCTGTACGAGGCGCTCGGTCTCCAGCGCGCCCGGGTCCGCGCGATCGCTCTGCGCGCCGAGGCGCTCGGCCCCGCCGACCAGGCCTCCCACCAGCTCACCTTCGATCCCGTGGACGAGAAGGTCCGCCGGATCGAGGAGGTGGCCGACCGGGTGCGGGCGAAGTTCGGGCCGGAGGCGGTGAAGCCCGGGACGCTGGCGGCGTGA
- a CDS encoding DNA polymerase III subunit alpha, whose product MPGFTHLHTVSGFSLRYGASHPERLAERASERGMDALALTDRDTLAGSVRFAKACAKVGVRPLFGVDLAVAPPERPQGDASVRRDRRRTPVRGGAFIDESTPRVTFLARDGARGWGDLCRIVTAAHESEGTPVLPWAENHGAGLTVLLGPASDVGRALAAGRPDRAAKLLTPWREVYGDALRLETVWHGRTGTGPGSLRLAARTVGFAAEQRIRPVLSNAVRYADPGQGPVADVLDAARRLVPVDPAKGLDSGEAWLKDAGAMLRTAERIVEAAGYRRDTAHRLLEQTRATAAECLVDPEDDLGMGAVHFPEPHLVGAGRRTAQRTLASRAAAGMVLRGHSGKRAYWERMHRELDIIAHHGFASYFLTVAQVVDDVRGMGIRVAARGSGAGSLVNHLLGIANADPVEHGLLMERFLSKERVVLPDIDIDVESARRLEVYRAIIGRFGTERVATVAMPETYRVRHAIRDVGAALSMDPADIDRIAKSFPHIRARDARAALEELPELRSLAGEKERYGRLWELVESLDALPRGVAMHPCGVLLSDASLLSRTPVMPTSGEGFPMAQFDKDDVEDLGLLKLDVLGVRMQSAMAHAVGEVERATGERIDLDTLKGGDPATYRLIRSTETLGCFQIESPGQRDLVGRLLPATFHDLVVDISLFRPGPVAADMVRPFIEARHGRAPVRYPHPDLAEPLRDTYGVVVFHEQIIDIVAVMTGCGRGEADRVRRGLSDPESQGRIKVWFAQHAVAGGYDAETIQRTWEIVEAFGSYGFCKAHAVAFAVPTYQSAWLKAHHPAAFYAGLLTHDPGMYPKRLLLADARRRGVPVLPLDVNRSAVAHRIELVSDSGSDSSGAGSDPSGSGVWGLRLALSDVYGITEAEAARIADGQPYASLLDFWERARPSRPLAARLAQVGALDAFGANRRDLQLHLTELHRGARGAGGGQLPLAGGRKTTPAGLPDLSSAEKLSAELGVLSMDASRHLMDDHRSFLDELGVVSARRLRETRHGETVLVAGAKAATQTPPIRSGKRVIFTTLDDGAGLVDLAFFDDSHDACAHTVFHSWLLLVRGVVQRRGPRSLSVVGAAAWNLAELLEVRRDEGLEGVAARLADPGGTPDAGAPDAGTPDAGAGGDGPARSRLAGSDGQPAPAGSAAQDAGEQRRIRMPTGYEMHPWADLRPAGEGPAVGRKLWHQSPGSAG is encoded by the coding sequence ATGCCAGGGTTCACGCATCTGCACACCGTCTCCGGGTTCTCCCTGCGCTACGGCGCCTCGCACCCGGAGCGGCTGGCCGAGCGCGCCTCGGAGCGGGGGATGGACGCCCTCGCCCTCACCGACCGCGACACCCTCGCCGGCTCGGTCCGCTTCGCCAAGGCCTGCGCGAAGGTGGGTGTGCGCCCACTGTTCGGAGTGGACCTGGCGGTGGCGCCCCCCGAGCGGCCGCAGGGCGACGCGTCCGTACGACGGGACAGGCGCCGCACCCCCGTGCGCGGCGGCGCCTTCATCGACGAGTCGACACCCCGGGTCACCTTCCTCGCCCGCGACGGCGCCCGGGGCTGGGGCGACCTGTGCCGGATCGTCACGGCCGCGCACGAGAGCGAGGGCACCCCGGTGCTGCCCTGGGCCGAGAACCACGGCGCCGGCCTGACCGTCCTGCTCGGCCCCGCCTCCGACGTCGGCCGCGCGCTCGCCGCGGGCCGGCCGGACCGCGCGGCGAAGCTCCTCACCCCCTGGCGGGAGGTGTACGGCGACGCCCTGCGGCTGGAGACCGTCTGGCACGGGCGCACCGGCACCGGACCCGGTTCCCTGCGGCTGGCCGCCCGCACCGTCGGCTTCGCCGCCGAACAGCGGATCCGGCCCGTCCTCAGTAACGCCGTCCGGTACGCCGACCCCGGTCAGGGCCCGGTCGCGGACGTCCTGGACGCCGCCCGGCGGCTGGTCCCGGTCGACCCGGCGAAGGGGCTGGACTCCGGGGAGGCCTGGCTCAAGGACGCGGGCGCGATGCTGCGCACGGCCGAGCGGATCGTCGAGGCCGCGGGTTACCGGCGCGACACCGCGCACCGCCTGCTGGAACAGACGCGGGCGACGGCCGCCGAGTGCCTGGTCGACCCCGAGGACGACCTCGGCATGGGCGCCGTCCACTTCCCCGAGCCGCACCTCGTCGGCGCCGGCCGCCGCACCGCCCAGCGGACCCTGGCCTCCCGCGCGGCGGCCGGGATGGTGCTGCGCGGCCACTCCGGCAAGCGCGCCTACTGGGAGCGGATGCACCGGGAGCTGGACATCATCGCCCACCACGGCTTCGCCTCGTACTTCCTGACGGTCGCCCAGGTCGTGGACGACGTGCGGGGGATGGGCATCCGGGTCGCGGCCCGCGGCTCCGGTGCGGGATCGCTGGTGAACCACCTGCTCGGCATCGCGAACGCCGATCCCGTCGAGCACGGGCTGCTGATGGAGCGCTTCCTGTCCAAGGAGCGGGTCGTGCTGCCCGACATCGACATCGACGTGGAGTCCGCGCGCCGGCTGGAGGTCTACCGGGCGATCATCGGCCGGTTCGGCACCGAGCGGGTCGCGACGGTCGCGATGCCGGAGACGTACCGGGTCCGCCACGCCATCCGGGACGTCGGCGCGGCCCTGTCCATGGACCCGGCCGACATCGACCGCATCGCCAAGTCCTTCCCGCACATCCGGGCGCGCGACGCCCGGGCGGCGCTGGAGGAACTGCCCGAACTCAGGTCGCTGGCGGGGGAGAAGGAGCGGTACGGGCGGCTCTGGGAGCTGGTCGAGTCTCTCGACGCCCTCCCGCGCGGAGTCGCCATGCATCCGTGCGGGGTGCTCCTCTCCGACGCCTCCCTGCTCTCCCGTACGCCGGTCATGCCGACCAGCGGCGAGGGGTTCCCCATGGCCCAGTTCGACAAGGACGACGTCGAGGACCTCGGGCTGCTCAAGCTGGACGTGCTGGGCGTGCGGATGCAGTCGGCGATGGCGCACGCGGTGGGCGAGGTGGAGCGGGCGACGGGGGAGCGGATCGACCTGGACACGCTGAAGGGCGGCGACCCGGCGACGTATCGGCTCATCCGGTCCACCGAGACGCTGGGGTGCTTCCAGATCGAGTCGCCGGGCCAGCGGGACCTGGTGGGGCGGCTGCTGCCGGCCACCTTCCACGATCTCGTCGTCGACATCTCCCTCTTCCGGCCCGGGCCGGTCGCCGCCGACATGGTGCGGCCGTTCATCGAGGCGCGGCACGGGCGGGCGCCGGTCCGGTATCCGCACCCGGATCTGGCGGAGCCGCTGCGGGACACCTACGGGGTCGTCGTCTTCCACGAGCAGATCATCGACATCGTCGCCGTCATGACCGGCTGCGGGCGCGGTGAGGCGGACCGGGTCAGGCGCGGGTTGTCGGACCCGGAGTCGCAGGGGCGGATCAAGGTGTGGTTCGCCCAGCACGCGGTGGCCGGCGGATATGACGCAGAAACGATTCAGCGGACCTGGGAGATCGTCGAGGCGTTCGGCTCGTACGGCTTCTGCAAGGCGCACGCGGTCGCCTTCGCCGTACCGACGTACCAGTCGGCGTGGCTGAAGGCGCACCACCCGGCCGCCTTCTACGCCGGGCTGCTCACCCATGACCCCGGGATGTACCCGAAGCGGCTGCTGCTGGCGGACGCGCGTCGGCGGGGGGTGCCGGTGCTGCCGTTGGACGTGAACAGGTCGGCGGTCGCCCACCGGATCGAACTGGTGTCTGATTCAGGGTCTGATTCCTCCGGTGCGGGCTCTGATCCATCCGGTTCAGGGGTCTGGGGGCTGCGGCTCGCCCTTTCCGACGTGTACGGCATCACCGAGGCCGAGGCGGCACGGATCGCGGACGGGCAGCCGTACGCCTCGCTGCTGGACTTCTGGGAACGGGCGCGGCCGAGCCGTCCGCTCGCCGCGCGGCTCGCGCAGGTCGGCGCGCTGGACGCGTTCGGCGCCAACCGGCGTGACCTGCAACTGCACCTGACCGAACTGCACCGGGGCGCCCGGGGCGCGGGCGGCGGTCAACTCCCGCTGGCCGGCGGGCGGAAGACCACCCCGGCCGGGCTGCCCGACCTGTCCTCCGCCGAGAAGCTCAGCGCCGAACTGGGCGTGCTGTCCATGGACGCCTCGCGCCATCTGATGGACGACCACCGGAGCTTCCTCGACGAACTGGGCGTGGTGTCGGCGCGCCGGCTGCGCGAGACCCGGCACGGCGAGACGGTCCTGGTGGCGGGCGCCAAGGCGGCCACCCAGACCCCGCCGATCCGGTCCGGCAAGCGGGTCATCTTCACCACCCTGGACGACGGCGCCGGCCTGGTCGACCTCGCCTTCTTCGACGACTCCCACGACGCCTGCGCGCACACCGTCTTCCACTCCTGGCTGCTGCTGGTGCGCGGGGTGGTGCAGCGGCGCGGCCCGCGCAGCCTCAGCGTGGTGGGCGCCGCCGCCTGGAACCTCGCCGAACTGCTGGAGGTGCGCCGGGACGAGGGGCTGGAAGGGGTCGCGGCCCGGCTGGCCGATCCCGGCGGCACCCCTGACGCGGGCGCCCCTGACGCGGGCACCCCGGACGCGGGCGCCGGCGGCGACGGCCCGGCGCGCAGCCGGCTCGCCGGTTCGGACGGGCAGCCCGCACCGGCGGGTTCGGCCGCCCAGGACGCGGGGGAACAGCGTCGCATCCGCATGCCCACGGGGTACGAGATGCACCCCTGGGCCGATCTGCGCCCCGCGGGCGAAGGGCCCGCGGTGGGAAGGAAGTTGTGGCACCAGAGTCCGGGGAGTGCGGGATGA